The Sulfurihydrogenibium sp. genome window below encodes:
- a CDS encoding thioredoxin family protein: MKKIQVISASNCNNCELLYNVVSTIVKSKNIPAEVEKIIDVRELAKYKTMKTPVLVVDGKVKHIGTPIPAPQTIEELITGD; the protein is encoded by the coding sequence ATGAAAAAAATTCAAGTAATCAGTGCTTCTAACTGCAATAACTGTGAGCTTCTTTATAATGTAGTAAGTACAATAGTAAAATCCAAAAATATTCCAGCAGAGGTTGAAAAAATTATAGATGTTAGAGAGTTGGCTAAATATAAAACTATGAAAACACCTGTCTTAGTAGTTGATGGCAAAGTAAAACATATTGGAACGCCAATCCCTGCACCACAAACAATCGAAGAATTAATCACAGGTGATTAA
- a CDS encoding permease: MFEIYDNIATYITKDIFNLNPSDKLYEVAHFFIYDTLKIFTLLALIIFVVSFIRSYFPLEKTRKILSNHKAIAIPLAAILGIFTPFCSCSAVPMFIGFVEAGIPLGAAFAFLVSSPMVNEVALGLLFASFGFQVALAYVVFGVAVAIISGFFIEKLNPRHLVEDYVFELSFGEAEEKPMTFRERIEFAKNNVKDILRKISIYIIVAIGIGSFIHGYVPEEALKSIMNLAGFLSVPLAVIIGVPLYSNSAGILPVIQALIDKGVPIGTALAFMMATTALSFPEFVILKQIMKPKLIAIFAGIVSVSIIIAGYLFNIVFGRI; the protein is encoded by the coding sequence ATGTTTGAAATTTACGACAACATAGCCACCTATATTACAAAAGATATTTTTAATCTAAATCCAAGTGATAAATTATACGAAGTAGCACACTTTTTTATTTATGACACTTTAAAAATCTTTACACTTTTAGCACTAATAATCTTTGTAGTATCTTTCATCAGAAGTTATTTTCCACTTGAAAAAACAAGGAAGATTTTATCTAACCATAAAGCTATTGCAATTCCATTAGCTGCTATTCTTGGGATTTTTACGCCTTTTTGTTCTTGTTCTGCTGTTCCTATGTTCATTGGATTTGTAGAAGCAGGGATTCCACTTGGGGCTGCGTTTGCATTTTTAGTATCTTCTCCAATGGTTAATGAGGTTGCACTTGGGTTGTTGTTTGCATCTTTTGGTTTTCAAGTTGCCTTGGCTTATGTTGTGTTTGGTGTGGCAGTTGCTATAATAAGCGGGTTTTTTATTGAAAAATTAAACCCAAGACATCTTGTAGAAGATTATGTTTTTGAACTTTCTTTTGGAGAAGCTGAAGAAAAACCGATGACTTTTAGAGAAAGAATAGAGTTTGCAAAAAATAATGTAAAAGATATTCTAAGAAAAATCTCAATTTACATAATCGTTGCAATAGGAATAGGTAGCTTTATCCATGGATATGTACCAGAAGAAGCATTAAAAAGCATCATGAATTTAGCCGGGTTTTTATCTGTGCCATTGGCTGTAATTATTGGTGTTCCTTTATATTCTAACTCTGCCGGTATTTTGCCAGTTATTCAAGCACTAATAGATAAAGGTGTGCCAATAGGTACTGCGTTAGCCTTTATGATGGCTACCACAGCTTTATCATTTCCAGAATTTGTAATCTTAAAACAGATAATGAAGCCAAAACTTATTGCTATATTTGCAGGCATTGTTTCTGTATCAATCATTATAGCCGGATATTTATTTAATATTGTATTTGGGAGGATTTAA
- a CDS encoding arsenate reductase ArsC → MKKIAFICTGNSARSQMAEGYGKYFAKLYGKDVEIYSAGSNPSGYVHPLAIKVMAEDGIDISQQYSKHIDEIPINEVDYVITLCGDAAETCPVVPGAKTEHWGLPDPAKVEGSEEEKLEFFRKVRDEIKRRVEKLIKELEF, encoded by the coding sequence ATGAAAAAGATAGCTTTTATCTGCACAGGAAACTCTGCAAGGTCTCAAATGGCAGAAGGGTATGGAAAATACTTTGCTAAGCTGTATGGAAAAGATGTAGAAATCTACTCAGCAGGTTCTAATCCATCAGGCTATGTTCATCCATTGGCAATAAAGGTAATGGCTGAAGATGGCATTGATATATCACAGCAGTACTCTAAACATATTGATGAAATTCCTATCAATGAAGTTGATTATGTTATTACTCTATGCGGAGATGCTGCGGAAACTTGTCCAGTCGTACCGGGAGCAAAAACTGAACATTGGGGATTGCCAGACCCAGCAAAAGTTGAAGGCTCAGAAGAAGAAAAGCTTGAGTTCTTCAGAAAGGTGAGGGATGAGATAAAGAGAAGAGTTGAAAAGCTCATAAAAGAACTAGAATTTTGA
- a CDS encoding rhodanese-like domain-containing protein: MFSQMTPEVLKQRPCQIDANQLFEMIKKKEDFVILDVRTPQEQSITGITWKNTLNIPMHEVFKPENLNKLPKDKKIVVICHSGDRAAAVVTGLRAIGFNNAYQFKGGIKELADRVGRNVIDIVK, from the coding sequence ATGTTCTCCCAGATGACGCCGGAAGTATTAAAGCAAAGACCTTGTCAGATTGACGCAAACCAGCTCTTTGAAATGATCAAGAAAAAGGAGGACTTTGTAATCCTTGATGTTAGAACTCCGCAGGAGCAAAGCATCACGGGAATTACTTGGAAAAACACACTAAATATTCCCATGCATGAGGTTTTTAAACCAGAAAACCTAAACAAACTACCTAAAGACAAGAAAATAGTGGTAATATGCCACTCCGGAGACAGGGCAGCAGCAGTAGTAACTGGTTTGAGGGCTATTGGCTTTAACAACGCATACCAGTTCAAAGGTGGAATAAAAGAACTTGCGGACAGGGTTGGAAGGAATGTGATAGATATTGTGAAATAA